A window of Puntigrus tetrazona isolate hp1 chromosome 11, ASM1883169v1, whole genome shotgun sequence contains these coding sequences:
- the slc4a10a gene encoding sodium-driven chloride bicarbonate exchanger isoform X2, which translates to MDVKDQGAQMEPLLPARNDEEAVLDRGGTRSMLNTNFEKEELEGHRTLYIGVHVPLGRRSHRRHRHHGHRHRKRSRERDSGTEDGRESPSYTDTPSQRVQFLLGMEDDEEHIPHALFTELDEICLKEGEDAEWKETARWLKFEEDVEDGGERWSKPYVATLSLHSLFELRSCILNGTVMLDMRANSLEEIADMVLDQHETSGSLGEEVRKKIRNALLKQHHHQNQKKLANRIPIVRSFADIGRKQSEPHSMDKNGQMVSPQAQPTTTEGRADGSRENSAVDFSKIDLHFMKKIPPGAEASNILVGELEFLEKPVVAFIRLSPAVLLNGLAEVPITTRFLFILLGPMGKGPQYHEIGRSIATLMTDEVFHDVAYKAKDRSDLVAGIDEFLDQVTVLPPGEWDPSIRIEPPKNVPSQEKRKVPPLANGGADLGEAEEHGGHGGPELQRTGKFFGGFFLDIKRKAPHYLSDYTDAISLQCLASFLFLYCACMSPVITFGGLLGEATEGRISAIESLFGASMTGIAYSLFAGQPLTILGSTGPVLVFEKILFKFCKEYGLSYLSLRVCIGLWTAFLCLLLVATDASSLVCYITRFTEEAFASLICIIFIYEALEKLIHLGETYPFNMHNDLNQLTQYSCVCAMPKEPNNATLNYWLEKNITASEIDWLGLDVKDCVENRGEFVGRACGHHGPYIPDVLFWCVVLFFSTVAMSSFLKEFKTSRYFPTKVRAIISDFAVFLTILSMVLIDYALGIPSPKLQVPNEFKPTRDDRGWFISPLGPNPWWTTIVTVIPALLCTILIFMDQQITAVIINRKEHKLKKGCGYHLDLFVVGVMLGVCSLMGLPWFVAATVLSITHVNSLKLESECSAPGEQPKFLGIREQRFTGLMIFVLMGSSVFMTSVLKHIPMPVLYGVFLYMGASSLRGIQFFDRLKLFGMPAKHQPDFIYLRHVPLRKVHLFTIIQLSCLVLLWVIKTSRAAIVFPMMVLALVFIRKLLDFVFSKRDLSWLDDLMPESKKKKMEDAQQEENQCVLMEDEGIVQVPLEGHFKDDPSTVNISDEMTKSSFGNIWKGLNTDSAIKDQSSKSSTVEVAIGHKRDDEEKEADLDRETSL; encoded by the exons GACACCGTACCCTCTACATTGGGGTGCATGTACCACTCGGTCGGAGGTCACACAGACGGCATCGTCACCATGGACATCGCCACAGGAAGAGATCCAGGGAGAGAGACTCTGGAACCGAGGATGGCAGAGAATCGCCTTCATATA CAGACACACCGTCTCAGCGCGTACAGTTCCTGCTGGGAATGGAGGATGACGAGGAACACATTCCTCACGCTCTCTTCACTGAGCTGGACGAAATCTGCCTGAAAGAGGGAGAAGATGCGGAATGGAAAGAGACAGCAAg ATGGCTGAAGTTTGAGGAGGATGTAGAGGACGGAGGAGAGAGGTGGAGCAAGCCATACGTGGCGACTCTTTCCCTTCACAGTCTATTTGAGCTGCGGAGCTGCATCCTCAACGGCACCGTCATGCTGGACATGAGGGCCAACTCACTGGAGGAGATCGCAG ataTGGTTTTGGACCAGCACGAGACATCAGGTTCTTTGGGAGAGGAGGTGAGGAAGAAGATTCGAAATGCTCTCCTTAAACAGCACCACCATCAGAACCAGAAGAAACTGGCTAACCGGATCCCCATCGTACGCTCTTTCGCAGATATCGGCAGGAAGCAGTCCGAACCTCATTCAATGGATAAGAATG GTCAGATGGTCTCTCCTCAGGCTCAACCTACCACTACAGAAGGACGTGCAGATGGCAGTCGTGAGAACAGTGCTGTTGACTTCAGCAAA ATAGACCTCCACTTCATGAAGAAGATCCCACCTGGAGCTGAGGCATCCAACATCTTGGTGGGTGAACTGGAGTTTCTAGAGAAACCTGTGGTGGCCTTCATCCGTCTTTCTCCCGCTGTGCTGCTCAACGGCCTGGCAGAGGTCCCAATCACAACCAG gtttctctttattttgctGGGGCCAATGGGGAAAGGGCCTCAGTACCATGAAATTGGCCGCTCTATTGCTACGCTCATGACAGACGAG GTGTTCCATGATGTAGCTTATAAAGCAAAGGATCGTTCTGACCTTGTGGCAGGAATCGATGAGTTTTTGGATCAGGTGACTGTGCTGCCCCCAGGCGAGTGGGATCCTTCCATCAGAATAGAGCCGCCCAAAAATGTGCCCTCACAG GAGAAGCGTAAGGTTCCTCCTCTGGCCAATGGAGGGGCTGATCTCGGAGAGGCCGAGGAGCACGGAGGTCATGGAGGACCAGAGCTACAGCGCACGGGGAA GTTTTTTGGCGGGTTTTTTTTGGACATCAAGCGCAAGGCTCCTCACTACCTGTCAGATTATACAGATGCCATCAGTTTGCAGTGTCTCGCTTCTTTCCTTTTCCTATATTGCGCCTGCATGTCTCCTGTTATCACCTTTGGAGGTCTGCTGGGAGAAGCTACAGAAGGACGCATA AGTGCAATAGAGTCTCTGTTTGGAGCTTCTATGACAGGTATAGCGTATTCTTTGTTTGCTGGGCAGCCCCTCACTATATTGGGCAGCACGGGACCTGTATTGGTCTTTGAGAAAATCCTCTTCAAATTCTGCAA AGAGTACGGTTTGTCCTACCTCTCCTTACGTGTGTGTATCGGTCTGTGGACGGCTTTTTTGTGTCTTCTGCTGGTTGCCACAGATGCCAGCTCACTGGTGTGTTACATCACACGATTCACAGAGGAAGCCTTTGCTTCTCTCATCTGCATTATTTTCATCTACGAAGCTCTGGAGAAACTCATTCATCTGGGAGAAACGTACCCTTTCAACATGCACAATGACCTCAACCAGCTCACTCAGTACTC GTGTGTGTGCGCAATGCCTAAAGAGCCTAACAATGCCACACTGAATTACTGgctggaaaaaaacattactgcaTCTGAGATTGACTGGTTAGGCCTAGATGTTAAG GACTGTGTGGAGAAcaggggtgagtttgtgggcagAGCCTGTGGTCATCACGGTCCATACATCCCTGACGTTCTCTTCTGGTGTGTCGTTCTCTTCTTCTCTACGGTTGCCATGTCCTCTTTTCTTAAAGAGTTCAAAACTAGCCGTTACTTTCCAACCAAG GTGAGGGCCATTATCAGTGATTTTGCTGTTTTCCTCACTATTTTGTCTATGGTTCTAATCGATTACGCTCTGGGGATCCCGTCCCCCAAACTACAAGTTCCCAATGAGTTTAAA CCAACCAGAGATGACCGTGGCTGGTTCATCAGTCCATTAGGACCAAACCCGTGGTGGACCACTATCGTGACCGTCATCCCAGCTCTGCTGTGCACCATCCTCATTTTCATGGACCAACAAATCACTGCCGTTATTATTAACAGGAAGGAACACAAACTGAAG AAAGGCTGTGGGTATCATCTGGACCTGTTTGTGGTGGGTGTGATGCTGGGTGTGTGCTCTCTGATGGGCCTGCCGTGGTTTGTGGCTGCGACGGTGCTGTCAATCACCCACGTGAACAGCCTGAAGCTGGAGTCCGAATGCTCCGCACCCGGAGAACAGCCCAAGTTCTTGGGCATCAGAGAGCAGCGCTTCACTGGCCTCATGATATTTGTCCTTATGGGCAGCTCAGTGTTTATGACCTCCGTCCTGAAG CATATCCCAATGCCTGTGTTATATGGCGTTTTCCTTTATATGGGAGCGTCATCTCTCAGAGGCATACAG TTCTTTGATCGTCTGAAGTTGTTTGGGATGCCGGCGAAACACCAGCCTGATTTTATCTACCTGAGACACGTCCCATTGAGAAAGGTTCACCTGTTCACCATAATCCAGCTCAGCTGTTTGGTGCTTCTCTGGGTCATCAAAACGTCCAGAGCTGCCATAGTCTTTCCTATGATG gtcTTAGCCCTTGTTTTCATCCGTAAGCTGTTGGACTTTGTCTTTTCTAAGCGAGATCTCAGCTGGCTTGATGACCTTATGCCTGAgagcaagaagaaaaaaatggaagatGCACAGCAAGAG GAGAATCAGTGTGTCTTGATGGAGGATGAAGGAATTGTACAAGTGCCCTTAGAGGGGCATTttaa
- the slc4a10a gene encoding sodium-driven chloride bicarbonate exchanger isoform X5: protein MDVKDQGAQMEPLLPAVQSPASDNGRNDEEAVLDRGGTRSMLNTNFEKEELEGHRTLYIGVHVPLGRRSHRRHRHHGHRHRKRSRERDSGTEDGRESPSYTDTPSQRVQFLLGMEDDEEHIPHALFTELDEICLKEGEDAEWKETARWLKFEEDVEDGGERWSKPYVATLSLHSLFELRSCILNGTVMLDMRANSLEEIADMVLDQHETSGSLGEEVRKKIRNALLKQHHHQNQKKLANRIPIVRSFADIGRKQSEPHSMDKNGQMVSPQAQPTTTEGRADGSRENSAVDFSKIDLHFMKKIPPGAEASNILVGELEFLEKPVVAFIRLSPAVLLNGLAEVPITTRFLFILLGPMGKGPQYHEIGRSIATLMTDEVFHDVAYKAKDRSDLVAGIDEFLDQVTVLPPGEWDPSIRIEPPKNVPSQEKRKVPPLANGGADLGEAEEHGGHGGPELQRTGKFFGGFFLDIKRKAPHYLSDYTDAISLQCLASFLFLYCACMSPVITFGGLLGEATEGRISAIESLFGASMTGIAYSLFAGQPLTILGSTGPVLVFEKILFKFCKEYGLSYLSLRVCIGLWTAFLCLLLVATDASSLVCYITRFTEEAFASLICIIFIYEALEKLIHLGETYPFNMHNDLNQLTQYSCVCAMPKEPNNATLNYWLEKNITASEIDWLGLDVKDCVENRGEFVGRACGHHGPYIPDVLFWCVVLFFSTVAMSSFLKEFKTSRYFPTKVRAIISDFAVFLTILSMVLIDYALGIPSPKLQVPNEFKPTRDDRGWFISPLGPNPWWTTIVTVIPALLCTILIFMDQQITAVIINRKEHKLKKGCGYHLDLFVVGVMLGVCSLMGLPWFVAATVLSITHVNSLKLESECSAPGEQPKFLGIREQRFTGLMIFVLMGSSVFMTSVLKHIPMPVLYGVFLYMGASSLRGIQFFDRLKLFGMPAKHQPDFIYLRHVPLRKVHLFTIIQLSCLVLLWVIKTSRAAIVFPMMVLALVFIRKLLDFVFSKRDLSWLDDLMPESKKKKMEDAQQEENQCVLMEDEGIVQVPLEGHFKDDPSTVNISDEMTKSSFGNIWKGLNTDSAIKDQSSKRC, encoded by the exons GACACCGTACCCTCTACATTGGGGTGCATGTACCACTCGGTCGGAGGTCACACAGACGGCATCGTCACCATGGACATCGCCACAGGAAGAGATCCAGGGAGAGAGACTCTGGAACCGAGGATGGCAGAGAATCGCCTTCATATA CAGACACACCGTCTCAGCGCGTACAGTTCCTGCTGGGAATGGAGGATGACGAGGAACACATTCCTCACGCTCTCTTCACTGAGCTGGACGAAATCTGCCTGAAAGAGGGAGAAGATGCGGAATGGAAAGAGACAGCAAg ATGGCTGAAGTTTGAGGAGGATGTAGAGGACGGAGGAGAGAGGTGGAGCAAGCCATACGTGGCGACTCTTTCCCTTCACAGTCTATTTGAGCTGCGGAGCTGCATCCTCAACGGCACCGTCATGCTGGACATGAGGGCCAACTCACTGGAGGAGATCGCAG ataTGGTTTTGGACCAGCACGAGACATCAGGTTCTTTGGGAGAGGAGGTGAGGAAGAAGATTCGAAATGCTCTCCTTAAACAGCACCACCATCAGAACCAGAAGAAACTGGCTAACCGGATCCCCATCGTACGCTCTTTCGCAGATATCGGCAGGAAGCAGTCCGAACCTCATTCAATGGATAAGAATG GTCAGATGGTCTCTCCTCAGGCTCAACCTACCACTACAGAAGGACGTGCAGATGGCAGTCGTGAGAACAGTGCTGTTGACTTCAGCAAA ATAGACCTCCACTTCATGAAGAAGATCCCACCTGGAGCTGAGGCATCCAACATCTTGGTGGGTGAACTGGAGTTTCTAGAGAAACCTGTGGTGGCCTTCATCCGTCTTTCTCCCGCTGTGCTGCTCAACGGCCTGGCAGAGGTCCCAATCACAACCAG gtttctctttattttgctGGGGCCAATGGGGAAAGGGCCTCAGTACCATGAAATTGGCCGCTCTATTGCTACGCTCATGACAGACGAG GTGTTCCATGATGTAGCTTATAAAGCAAAGGATCGTTCTGACCTTGTGGCAGGAATCGATGAGTTTTTGGATCAGGTGACTGTGCTGCCCCCAGGCGAGTGGGATCCTTCCATCAGAATAGAGCCGCCCAAAAATGTGCCCTCACAG GAGAAGCGTAAGGTTCCTCCTCTGGCCAATGGAGGGGCTGATCTCGGAGAGGCCGAGGAGCACGGAGGTCATGGAGGACCAGAGCTACAGCGCACGGGGAA GTTTTTTGGCGGGTTTTTTTTGGACATCAAGCGCAAGGCTCCTCACTACCTGTCAGATTATACAGATGCCATCAGTTTGCAGTGTCTCGCTTCTTTCCTTTTCCTATATTGCGCCTGCATGTCTCCTGTTATCACCTTTGGAGGTCTGCTGGGAGAAGCTACAGAAGGACGCATA AGTGCAATAGAGTCTCTGTTTGGAGCTTCTATGACAGGTATAGCGTATTCTTTGTTTGCTGGGCAGCCCCTCACTATATTGGGCAGCACGGGACCTGTATTGGTCTTTGAGAAAATCCTCTTCAAATTCTGCAA AGAGTACGGTTTGTCCTACCTCTCCTTACGTGTGTGTATCGGTCTGTGGACGGCTTTTTTGTGTCTTCTGCTGGTTGCCACAGATGCCAGCTCACTGGTGTGTTACATCACACGATTCACAGAGGAAGCCTTTGCTTCTCTCATCTGCATTATTTTCATCTACGAAGCTCTGGAGAAACTCATTCATCTGGGAGAAACGTACCCTTTCAACATGCACAATGACCTCAACCAGCTCACTCAGTACTC GTGTGTGTGCGCAATGCCTAAAGAGCCTAACAATGCCACACTGAATTACTGgctggaaaaaaacattactgcaTCTGAGATTGACTGGTTAGGCCTAGATGTTAAG GACTGTGTGGAGAAcaggggtgagtttgtgggcagAGCCTGTGGTCATCACGGTCCATACATCCCTGACGTTCTCTTCTGGTGTGTCGTTCTCTTCTTCTCTACGGTTGCCATGTCCTCTTTTCTTAAAGAGTTCAAAACTAGCCGTTACTTTCCAACCAAG GTGAGGGCCATTATCAGTGATTTTGCTGTTTTCCTCACTATTTTGTCTATGGTTCTAATCGATTACGCTCTGGGGATCCCGTCCCCCAAACTACAAGTTCCCAATGAGTTTAAA CCAACCAGAGATGACCGTGGCTGGTTCATCAGTCCATTAGGACCAAACCCGTGGTGGACCACTATCGTGACCGTCATCCCAGCTCTGCTGTGCACCATCCTCATTTTCATGGACCAACAAATCACTGCCGTTATTATTAACAGGAAGGAACACAAACTGAAG AAAGGCTGTGGGTATCATCTGGACCTGTTTGTGGTGGGTGTGATGCTGGGTGTGTGCTCTCTGATGGGCCTGCCGTGGTTTGTGGCTGCGACGGTGCTGTCAATCACCCACGTGAACAGCCTGAAGCTGGAGTCCGAATGCTCCGCACCCGGAGAACAGCCCAAGTTCTTGGGCATCAGAGAGCAGCGCTTCACTGGCCTCATGATATTTGTCCTTATGGGCAGCTCAGTGTTTATGACCTCCGTCCTGAAG CATATCCCAATGCCTGTGTTATATGGCGTTTTCCTTTATATGGGAGCGTCATCTCTCAGAGGCATACAG TTCTTTGATCGTCTGAAGTTGTTTGGGATGCCGGCGAAACACCAGCCTGATTTTATCTACCTGAGACACGTCCCATTGAGAAAGGTTCACCTGTTCACCATAATCCAGCTCAGCTGTTTGGTGCTTCTCTGGGTCATCAAAACGTCCAGAGCTGCCATAGTCTTTCCTATGATG gtcTTAGCCCTTGTTTTCATCCGTAAGCTGTTGGACTTTGTCTTTTCTAAGCGAGATCTCAGCTGGCTTGATGACCTTATGCCTGAgagcaagaagaaaaaaatggaagatGCACAGCAAGAG GAGAATCAGTGTGTCTTGATGGAGGATGAAGGAATTGTACAAGTGCCCTTAGAGGGGCATTttaa
- the slc4a10a gene encoding sodium-driven chloride bicarbonate exchanger isoform X4, protein MDVKDQGAQMEPLLPAVQSPASDNGRNDEEAVLDRGGTRSMLNTNFEKEELEGHRTLYIGVHVPLGRRSHRRHRHHGHRHRKRSRERDSGTEDGRESPSYTDTPSQRVQFLLGMEDDEEHIPHALFTELDEICLKEGEDAEWKETARWLKFEEDVEDGGERWSKPYVATLSLHSLFELRSCILNGTVMLDMRANSLEEIADMVLDQHETSGSLGEEVRKKIRNALLKQHHHQNQKKLANRIPIVRSFADIGRKQSEPHSMDKNGQMVSPQAQPTTTEGRADGSRENSAVDFSKIDLHFMKKIPPGAEASNILVGELEFLEKPVVAFIRLSPAVLLNGLAEVPITTRFLFILLGPMGKGPQYHEIGRSIATLMTDEVFHDVAYKAKDRSDLVAGIDEFLDQVTVLPPGEWDPSIRIEPPKNVPSQEKRKVPPLANGGADLGEAEEHGGHGGPELQRTGKFFGGFFLDIKRKAPHYLSDYTDAISLQCLASFLFLYCACMSPVITFGGLLGEATEGRISAIESLFGASMTGIAYSLFAGQPLTILGSTGPVLVFEKILFKFCKEYGLSYLSLRVCIGLWTAFLCLLLVATDASSLVCYITRFTEEAFASLICIIFIYEALEKLIHLGETYPFNMHNDLNQLTQYSCVCAMPKEPNNATLNYWLEKNITASEIDWLGLDVKDCVENRGEFVGRACGHHGPYIPDVLFWCVVLFFSTVAMSSFLKEFKTSRYFPTKVRAIISDFAVFLTILSMVLIDYALGIPSPKLQVPNEFKPTRDDRGWFISPLGPNPWWTTIVTVIPALLCTILIFMDQQITAVIINRKEHKLKKGCGYHLDLFVVGVMLGVCSLMGLPWFVAATVLSITHVNSLKLESECSAPGEQPKFLGIREQRFTGLMIFVLMGSSVFMTSVLKHIPMPVLYGVFLYMGASSLRGIQFFDRLKLFGMPAKHQPDFIYLRHVPLRKVHLFTIIQLSCLVLLWVIKTSRAAIVFPMMVLALVFIRKLLDFVFSKRDLSWLDDLMPESKKKKMEDAQQEENQCVLMEDEGIVQVPLEGHFKDDPSTVNISDEMTKSSFGNIWKGLNTDSAIKDQSSKSSLS, encoded by the exons GACACCGTACCCTCTACATTGGGGTGCATGTACCACTCGGTCGGAGGTCACACAGACGGCATCGTCACCATGGACATCGCCACAGGAAGAGATCCAGGGAGAGAGACTCTGGAACCGAGGATGGCAGAGAATCGCCTTCATATA CAGACACACCGTCTCAGCGCGTACAGTTCCTGCTGGGAATGGAGGATGACGAGGAACACATTCCTCACGCTCTCTTCACTGAGCTGGACGAAATCTGCCTGAAAGAGGGAGAAGATGCGGAATGGAAAGAGACAGCAAg ATGGCTGAAGTTTGAGGAGGATGTAGAGGACGGAGGAGAGAGGTGGAGCAAGCCATACGTGGCGACTCTTTCCCTTCACAGTCTATTTGAGCTGCGGAGCTGCATCCTCAACGGCACCGTCATGCTGGACATGAGGGCCAACTCACTGGAGGAGATCGCAG ataTGGTTTTGGACCAGCACGAGACATCAGGTTCTTTGGGAGAGGAGGTGAGGAAGAAGATTCGAAATGCTCTCCTTAAACAGCACCACCATCAGAACCAGAAGAAACTGGCTAACCGGATCCCCATCGTACGCTCTTTCGCAGATATCGGCAGGAAGCAGTCCGAACCTCATTCAATGGATAAGAATG GTCAGATGGTCTCTCCTCAGGCTCAACCTACCACTACAGAAGGACGTGCAGATGGCAGTCGTGAGAACAGTGCTGTTGACTTCAGCAAA ATAGACCTCCACTTCATGAAGAAGATCCCACCTGGAGCTGAGGCATCCAACATCTTGGTGGGTGAACTGGAGTTTCTAGAGAAACCTGTGGTGGCCTTCATCCGTCTTTCTCCCGCTGTGCTGCTCAACGGCCTGGCAGAGGTCCCAATCACAACCAG gtttctctttattttgctGGGGCCAATGGGGAAAGGGCCTCAGTACCATGAAATTGGCCGCTCTATTGCTACGCTCATGACAGACGAG GTGTTCCATGATGTAGCTTATAAAGCAAAGGATCGTTCTGACCTTGTGGCAGGAATCGATGAGTTTTTGGATCAGGTGACTGTGCTGCCCCCAGGCGAGTGGGATCCTTCCATCAGAATAGAGCCGCCCAAAAATGTGCCCTCACAG GAGAAGCGTAAGGTTCCTCCTCTGGCCAATGGAGGGGCTGATCTCGGAGAGGCCGAGGAGCACGGAGGTCATGGAGGACCAGAGCTACAGCGCACGGGGAA GTTTTTTGGCGGGTTTTTTTTGGACATCAAGCGCAAGGCTCCTCACTACCTGTCAGATTATACAGATGCCATCAGTTTGCAGTGTCTCGCTTCTTTCCTTTTCCTATATTGCGCCTGCATGTCTCCTGTTATCACCTTTGGAGGTCTGCTGGGAGAAGCTACAGAAGGACGCATA AGTGCAATAGAGTCTCTGTTTGGAGCTTCTATGACAGGTATAGCGTATTCTTTGTTTGCTGGGCAGCCCCTCACTATATTGGGCAGCACGGGACCTGTATTGGTCTTTGAGAAAATCCTCTTCAAATTCTGCAA AGAGTACGGTTTGTCCTACCTCTCCTTACGTGTGTGTATCGGTCTGTGGACGGCTTTTTTGTGTCTTCTGCTGGTTGCCACAGATGCCAGCTCACTGGTGTGTTACATCACACGATTCACAGAGGAAGCCTTTGCTTCTCTCATCTGCATTATTTTCATCTACGAAGCTCTGGAGAAACTCATTCATCTGGGAGAAACGTACCCTTTCAACATGCACAATGACCTCAACCAGCTCACTCAGTACTC GTGTGTGTGCGCAATGCCTAAAGAGCCTAACAATGCCACACTGAATTACTGgctggaaaaaaacattactgcaTCTGAGATTGACTGGTTAGGCCTAGATGTTAAG GACTGTGTGGAGAAcaggggtgagtttgtgggcagAGCCTGTGGTCATCACGGTCCATACATCCCTGACGTTCTCTTCTGGTGTGTCGTTCTCTTCTTCTCTACGGTTGCCATGTCCTCTTTTCTTAAAGAGTTCAAAACTAGCCGTTACTTTCCAACCAAG GTGAGGGCCATTATCAGTGATTTTGCTGTTTTCCTCACTATTTTGTCTATGGTTCTAATCGATTACGCTCTGGGGATCCCGTCCCCCAAACTACAAGTTCCCAATGAGTTTAAA CCAACCAGAGATGACCGTGGCTGGTTCATCAGTCCATTAGGACCAAACCCGTGGTGGACCACTATCGTGACCGTCATCCCAGCTCTGCTGTGCACCATCCTCATTTTCATGGACCAACAAATCACTGCCGTTATTATTAACAGGAAGGAACACAAACTGAAG AAAGGCTGTGGGTATCATCTGGACCTGTTTGTGGTGGGTGTGATGCTGGGTGTGTGCTCTCTGATGGGCCTGCCGTGGTTTGTGGCTGCGACGGTGCTGTCAATCACCCACGTGAACAGCCTGAAGCTGGAGTCCGAATGCTCCGCACCCGGAGAACAGCCCAAGTTCTTGGGCATCAGAGAGCAGCGCTTCACTGGCCTCATGATATTTGTCCTTATGGGCAGCTCAGTGTTTATGACCTCCGTCCTGAAG CATATCCCAATGCCTGTGTTATATGGCGTTTTCCTTTATATGGGAGCGTCATCTCTCAGAGGCATACAG TTCTTTGATCGTCTGAAGTTGTTTGGGATGCCGGCGAAACACCAGCCTGATTTTATCTACCTGAGACACGTCCCATTGAGAAAGGTTCACCTGTTCACCATAATCCAGCTCAGCTGTTTGGTGCTTCTCTGGGTCATCAAAACGTCCAGAGCTGCCATAGTCTTTCCTATGATG gtcTTAGCCCTTGTTTTCATCCGTAAGCTGTTGGACTTTGTCTTTTCTAAGCGAGATCTCAGCTGGCTTGATGACCTTATGCCTGAgagcaagaagaaaaaaatggaagatGCACAGCAAGAG GAGAATCAGTGTGTCTTGATGGAGGATGAAGGAATTGTACAAGTGCCCTTAGAGGGGCATTttaa